One Luteibacter aegosomaticola genomic window carries:
- a CDS encoding asparagine synthase-related protein, whose product MIKAEIALSDVAFAPTWHEARLAIGASRITPHAHPMLETVVVRASGRWFMVTRERQAGATSRDSASPLTIVDVRDDGEFHALHQACLLWPLDYIMVEGAQAGHRLRIRAGVIGSAPVYCAAVDDHVSISWDSADFADRPAMIDTEVASHQLALHTSYAARQLYTGVVMLTERAAMEVEPGRARFRYPEPMADGAPTEDDGEDRLPRFAEALASAVSSRPWAEGSVSLELSGGMDSATVAVALAQLHGDIDSKGILLDGEVRGPQVQRRRFIAERLGLADHTVDISALPPGLDLDAPHETYGFCREFYLEACSALWASARDKGRHTLFTGIGGDELFPAYLDEVSAGAAKGPLWARDARSYAEGLLTPRALAASRSRPLFDAPASPVPVTSLLASACRAPDLLKHGQWPVNPLSDPRLAYLCHRLPRSSREGREVMRRYLESHLGGDVFPKGYLKETFANVLPPLIATHAPRLAGQLRECALADLGLVDRRAVLALLETIAETRSHPASSAFASFLSLERCARQASA is encoded by the coding sequence GTGATCAAGGCCGAGATCGCATTATCCGATGTGGCGTTCGCGCCCACGTGGCATGAAGCAAGGCTGGCTATCGGAGCGAGCCGCATCACGCCGCATGCGCACCCGATGCTTGAGACGGTCGTTGTTCGGGCATCCGGCCGCTGGTTCATGGTGACCAGGGAGCGCCAGGCCGGTGCCACGTCGCGGGACTCCGCAAGCCCGCTCACTATCGTCGATGTACGCGACGACGGCGAGTTTCACGCGCTTCACCAGGCATGCCTGCTCTGGCCCCTGGACTACATCATGGTCGAAGGCGCCCAGGCAGGGCATCGTCTTCGCATCCGCGCGGGTGTGATTGGGTCGGCGCCGGTGTATTGCGCAGCGGTCGACGACCACGTCTCCATCTCGTGGGATTCCGCGGATTTCGCTGACCGCCCGGCGATGATCGATACGGAAGTGGCGAGCCACCAACTCGCCTTGCATACCAGCTACGCGGCAAGGCAGCTGTACACAGGCGTTGTCATGCTCACCGAGCGCGCGGCGATGGAGGTGGAGCCGGGCAGGGCACGGTTCCGTTACCCCGAGCCCATGGCAGATGGCGCGCCCACCGAGGACGACGGTGAGGATAGGTTGCCGCGCTTTGCTGAAGCGCTTGCGAGTGCCGTTTCGTCGCGTCCGTGGGCCGAAGGCAGTGTGTCCCTCGAACTCAGCGGCGGCATGGATTCGGCGACCGTTGCCGTCGCGCTTGCGCAGCTGCACGGAGATATCGATAGCAAGGGTATCCTTCTCGACGGCGAGGTACGCGGGCCGCAAGTGCAGAGGCGCAGGTTTATCGCGGAGCGCCTTGGCCTTGCCGACCATACGGTGGATATCTCGGCACTGCCGCCCGGCCTCGATCTGGATGCGCCGCACGAGACTTACGGGTTCTGCCGCGAGTTCTACCTCGAGGCCTGCTCGGCCTTGTGGGCATCCGCGCGCGACAAAGGCCGCCATACACTCTTCACGGGCATAGGTGGAGATGAGCTTTTCCCGGCGTACCTCGATGAAGTTTCCGCCGGCGCTGCCAAAGGGCCGCTATGGGCACGCGATGCCCGCAGCTATGCGGAGGGCTTGCTGACGCCACGCGCGCTGGCCGCGTCGCGTAGCCGCCCGCTTTTCGACGCGCCCGCCAGCCCGGTGCCGGTAACGTCGTTGCTTGCCAGCGCATGCCGCGCCCCCGACCTGCTCAAGCATGGCCAGTGGCCGGTCAACCCGCTGAGCGATCCGCGCCTCGCGTACCTGTGCCATCGCTTGCCACGGAGCAGCCGCGAGGGCAGGGAGGTGATGCGGCGTTACCTCGAAAGCCACCTTGGCGGCGATGTGTTTCCGAAGGGCTACCTCAAGGAGACCTTTGCCAACGTGCTGCCGCCGCTGATAGCGACCCACGCGCCCCGCCTTGCCGGCCAACTGCGTGAGTGCGCGCTGGCCGACCTGGGGCTGGTTGACCGGAGAGCGGTCCTTGCGCTCCTGGAAACGATCGCCGAGACGCGGTCGCACCCGGCCTCGTCGGCGTTTGCCTCGTTCCTGTCGCTGGAACGGTGCGCCCGGCAAGCGAGCGCCTGA
- a CDS encoding MASE1 domain-containing protein, with the protein MSASTEHWRVWGQHLAVAAVYAAVYRVAYQLSISHWELTVGLRLGCLLLVPMRLWPALALGELLPVFESALLCMESFGLAWLLAASVPQIVICMAAMKPLRLWGSVRAPDGQVRIGYVLTAALCCALLSALRDTASLWVALMSSSPDGGVSATLATGFSTYLFGGYLGGLTVVPAMLAVQDQMGKLPTFGALWRSSLFRDSCLWLIPVLAMLVWQANNSEVSDVRQLARLAMMLPMAVMAWRYRWHGTAIAGSAASVALALTSHAVRDPAVMYCQVALALAISAGLIMGGKASLAAHAVLQKS; encoded by the coding sequence GTGAGCGCAAGCACGGAGCATTGGAGAGTTTGGGGCCAGCATCTGGCCGTTGCAGCCGTCTATGCGGCCGTCTATCGCGTGGCGTACCAGTTGAGTATTTCCCATTGGGAACTCACGGTCGGCTTGCGGCTGGGCTGTTTGTTGTTGGTGCCTATGCGGCTTTGGCCGGCGCTCGCGCTGGGCGAGCTTCTTCCTGTATTCGAGAGCGCCTTGTTGTGCATGGAGTCGTTTGGTCTGGCATGGCTGCTCGCCGCATCCGTGCCGCAGATCGTGATTTGCATGGCGGCCATGAAGCCGCTGCGCCTGTGGGGATCGGTTCGTGCGCCCGACGGCCAGGTCCGCATCGGTTACGTGTTGACGGCCGCCCTGTGTTGCGCACTATTGAGTGCACTTCGTGATACGGCGTCTCTATGGGTCGCATTGATGTCGTCGTCGCCCGACGGTGGTGTGAGTGCCACCTTGGCCACCGGATTCAGCACCTATCTGTTTGGCGGCTATCTAGGTGGCCTCACGGTCGTGCCGGCCATGCTCGCCGTCCAGGACCAGATGGGCAAGTTGCCGACATTCGGTGCACTCTGGCGTAGCTCGCTCTTTCGCGATAGTTGTTTGTGGTTGATACCTGTGCTCGCCATGCTCGTCTGGCAGGCGAACAATTCTGAGGTATCAGACGTCAGGCAATTGGCGCGTCTTGCCATGATGCTGCCCATGGCGGTTATGGCGTGGCGCTATCGTTGGCATGGCACCGCTATAGCTGGCTCCGCAGCGAGCGTTGCGCTCGCTCTGACCAGCCATGCAGTGCGCGACCCAGCGGTGATGTATTGCCAGGTCGCGCTGGCCCTTGCGATCTCGGCCGGGTTGATCATGGGCGGCAAGGCGAGCCTTGCCGCCCATGCTGTGCTCCAGAAGAGCTAG
- a CDS encoding LysR family transcriptional regulator: MNRLSDMQLLVDAADLGSLSSAGRRAGLSPAAASACVQRIEAALGARLFERTTRQLRLTDEGRIYVASCRVAIETMREAERVVRSGTEQVSGTLRVSAPSDLGRNLLVHILDRFMARYPEVRIVLTLSDSLSRFVPDDVDVAVRVGALEDTDLVARRLASSWRVVCASPACIAAHGMPEQPSDLSELPTLVITTNAGPRNEWRIGDTVVRVRRYHECTDSEVIRTWAVLGRGFAYRQLWAVANDVREGRLVLVHPDTWSAPAPIHAMYHANTFQPPRVRRFVDFLQEEMAAALPGEALDGLSVPGHAREA; this comes from the coding sequence ATGAACCGCCTGAGCGATATGCAGCTGCTCGTCGACGCCGCCGACCTCGGCAGCCTCTCATCGGCCGGACGCCGCGCCGGCCTTTCGCCAGCGGCGGCCAGTGCCTGCGTGCAACGGATCGAGGCCGCACTGGGTGCGCGCCTGTTCGAACGCACCACGCGCCAGCTTCGGCTCACCGATGAGGGACGCATCTACGTCGCTTCCTGTCGCGTGGCGATTGAAACCATGCGCGAGGCCGAGCGCGTCGTTCGTAGCGGCACGGAGCAGGTGAGCGGCACCTTGCGCGTCTCTGCGCCATCGGACCTTGGGCGCAACCTCCTGGTACATATTCTGGACCGGTTCATGGCGCGGTATCCGGAGGTGCGAATCGTGCTGACGCTTTCGGATTCGCTATCGCGCTTCGTGCCGGATGATGTCGACGTGGCCGTGCGCGTTGGCGCGCTCGAAGACACGGATCTCGTCGCACGCCGCCTCGCTTCCAGTTGGCGTGTGGTCTGCGCATCGCCCGCATGCATCGCCGCACATGGCATGCCGGAGCAGCCGAGTGATTTGTCCGAGCTGCCTACGCTTGTCATTACCACTAACGCGGGGCCACGGAATGAATGGCGCATCGGCGATACGGTAGTACGCGTTCGTCGTTATCACGAATGCACCGATAGTGAAGTCATCCGCACCTGGGCGGTGCTGGGCAGGGGATTTGCCTACCGGCAACTCTGGGCCGTAGCGAATGACGTTCGCGAAGGGCGGCTGGTCCTCGTCCATCCCGATACCTGGTCGGCGCCGGCGCCGATCCATGCGATGTACCACGCCAATACCTTCCAGCCGCCGAGGGTACGGCGGTTCGTGGACTTCCTGCAGGAAGAGATGGCGGCAGCGTTGCCGGGCGAGGCACTCGATGGCCTGTCCGTTCCGGGCCATGCCCGGGAGGCATGA
- a CDS encoding SDR family NAD(P)-dependent oxidoreductase — MNSLNGKTALVTGGSRGIGRAIALGLAKAGAQVLVHYSASPKDADDVVSAITQAGGRATAVGADLGASDGAHKLASAVRKIVGERLDILVNNAGVSSAATIEEQTIEDFDRQFAVNVRGPYFLVQQLLPILGKGSSVIFTTSLAARSAVGNLSAYAATKGATETLVKHFAAALGKRDIRVNAVAPGVVETDMSKFARTDEGRDFTLGMQALQRVAQPDDIVGPVVFLASNDSGWVNGEVIAVDGGSKL, encoded by the coding sequence ATGAACTCGCTTAACGGCAAGACCGCCCTCGTTACGGGCGGCTCGCGCGGCATTGGCCGCGCTATCGCTCTCGGCCTGGCTAAGGCCGGTGCCCAGGTACTGGTCCACTACAGCGCATCGCCCAAGGATGCCGATGACGTGGTCTCCGCGATCACGCAGGCAGGTGGTCGGGCTACGGCCGTCGGCGCCGATCTCGGTGCATCGGATGGTGCGCACAAGCTGGCATCGGCGGTGCGCAAGATCGTCGGCGAGCGGTTAGATATCCTCGTGAACAATGCGGGCGTGTCGTCGGCCGCGACGATTGAAGAGCAGACCATCGAGGACTTTGATCGCCAGTTCGCCGTGAATGTCCGCGGCCCGTATTTTCTCGTCCAGCAGTTGCTGCCGATCCTGGGCAAGGGTAGTTCGGTGATTTTCACCACCTCACTCGCGGCACGTTCGGCGGTGGGCAATCTCTCGGCTTACGCAGCGACCAAGGGTGCGACGGAAACCCTGGTAAAGCACTTCGCCGCGGCACTCGGCAAGCGCGATATCCGCGTGAACGCGGTGGCTCCGGGCGTGGTGGAGACCGACATGTCGAAGTTTGCACGGACCGACGAAGGGCGGGACTTTACGCTCGGTATGCAGGCGCTCCAGCGCGTTGCGCAGCCGGATGACATCGTCGGCCCGGTGGTTTTCCTTGCTTCGAATGATTCGGGCTGGGTGAACGGTGAGGTGATCGCGGTGGATGGTGGTTCGAAGCTCTAA
- the kdsA gene encoding 3-deoxy-8-phosphooctulonate synthase produces the protein MNVSIAPGVDVGNRLPFVLFGGINVLEDLDSTLHAASHYVDVTRKLGIPYVFKASFDKANRSSIHSFRGVGLDEGMRIFERVKAEFGCPVITDVHEIFQAPVVAEVVDVLQIPAFLARQTDLVEAIAKTGRAVNIKKPQFMSPTQMKHVTGKIKEAGNERIILCERGAQFGYDNLVVDMLGFREMIESTGGYPAIFDVTHSLQRRDSGSEASGGRRRQVLELARAGMAVGIGGLFLEAHADPDNARCDGPSALPLHALEPFLAQIKAIDDLVKGFAPLDIR, from the coding sequence ATGAACGTTTCCATTGCACCCGGCGTAGACGTCGGTAACCGCCTGCCCTTCGTGCTTTTTGGCGGCATCAACGTGCTGGAGGACCTCGATTCCACCTTGCACGCGGCGTCGCATTACGTCGACGTGACCCGCAAGCTGGGCATCCCATACGTGTTCAAGGCCAGCTTCGACAAGGCCAACCGCTCGTCCATCCACTCCTTCCGCGGCGTGGGCCTCGACGAAGGCATGCGCATCTTCGAGCGCGTGAAGGCGGAATTCGGCTGCCCGGTCATCACCGACGTGCATGAAATCTTCCAGGCACCGGTCGTCGCCGAGGTAGTGGATGTGCTGCAGATCCCGGCCTTCCTGGCTCGCCAGACCGATCTGGTGGAAGCCATCGCGAAGACCGGCCGTGCCGTCAACATCAAGAAGCCGCAGTTCATGAGCCCCACGCAGATGAAGCACGTGACGGGCAAGATCAAGGAAGCCGGCAACGAGCGAATCATCCTTTGCGAGCGCGGCGCTCAGTTCGGCTATGACAATCTCGTGGTCGACATGCTCGGTTTCCGCGAGATGATCGAATCGACGGGTGGCTACCCGGCCATCTTCGACGTGACCCACAGCCTGCAGCGCCGTGATTCCGGTAGCGAAGCCAGCGGCGGCCGCCGTCGCCAGGTGCTGGAACTCGCCCGCGCCGGCATGGCCGTCGGTATCGGCGGCCTGTTCCTGGAAGCCCACGCCGACCCGGACAACGCCCGCTGCGATGGCCCAAGCGCCCTGCCGCTCCATGCCCTCGAGCCGTTCCTGGCGCAGATCAAGGCCATCGACGATCTGGTGAAGGGCTTCGCACCGCTGGATATTCGCTAA
- a CDS encoding MipA/OmpV family protein, with product MARKLMLCGVSVLTMASCFTAHAQDRSEQGKLSLGLGVAWSPSPYRSYDNKAWPLPVASYEGQRFFLRGPSFGARLWNSSSSELAVALSPIGNRFRHEDSRNSQLRQLKDRDLSAQLGLQWQTKGTWGRVALAAQKEVTGHGGGHVFDANYSYAMPFGSAVVITPMVGVAYTSSALNDYYYGVSRKEALRSGLPAYRSGSSSAPYAGASAFIKLGARWSAVGTFRYSRLADEISDSPMVHGDSTVGYSAALMYRF from the coding sequence ATGGCACGTAAACTTATGCTCTGCGGTGTATCCGTACTCACGATGGCGTCGTGCTTCACGGCGCACGCGCAGGACCGCAGCGAGCAGGGCAAGCTCAGCCTTGGCCTGGGCGTGGCATGGAGCCCGAGCCCGTATCGCTCGTATGACAACAAGGCGTGGCCGCTCCCGGTGGCCAGCTACGAGGGCCAGCGTTTCTTCCTTCGCGGGCCGAGCTTCGGCGCCCGGCTGTGGAACTCGTCGTCCAGCGAACTGGCGGTGGCACTGTCACCCATCGGCAATCGCTTCCGGCACGAGGACAGCCGAAACTCACAGCTGCGCCAGCTCAAGGATCGCGACCTCTCCGCGCAGCTCGGCCTGCAGTGGCAGACGAAAGGCACCTGGGGCCGCGTCGCGCTCGCCGCGCAGAAGGAGGTCACCGGCCACGGCGGCGGCCACGTGTTCGATGCCAATTACTCGTATGCCATGCCCTTCGGCTCCGCCGTCGTCATCACCCCGATGGTCGGCGTGGCATACACGAGCAGCGCACTCAACGACTACTACTACGGCGTGAGCCGGAAAGAAGCGCTGCGCAGCGGCCTTCCTGCCTACCGTAGTGGTTCGTCATCCGCGCCATACGCCGGTGCATCGGCATTTATCAAACTGGGTGCGCGCTGGTCGGCCGTCGGTACGTTCCGCTACAGCCGCCTCGCTGACGAGATCAGTGACAGCCCCATGGTCCACGGCGACAGCACGGTTGGCTACTCCGCGGCACTGATGTACCGGTTCTGA
- a CDS encoding lipocalin-like domain-containing protein: MSRFNTSLLASALALALVAPLASAAPAASTDTTMMKGTMPVPKELVGAWTLVRCDNVYPDGHRVELYGPSPEGMWLIDAHGDYMMQIVSSKRMPFAVNDKSKGTPEEYKAASMGFNAHYGHVSADANMMHSQIVRASFPNWDGKGGDTAYTIKNDELTYTVAKPSSGAAEGAHGEVVWRRVGS; this comes from the coding sequence ATGTCGCGTTTCAACACTTCCCTGCTCGCTTCCGCACTCGCCCTGGCGCTCGTCGCCCCGCTGGCATCTGCCGCCCCGGCAGCGTCCACCGACACCACGATGATGAAGGGCACGATGCCGGTCCCCAAGGAACTGGTCGGCGCGTGGACACTCGTCCGTTGTGACAACGTCTACCCCGACGGCCACCGGGTCGAACTCTACGGGCCATCGCCCGAAGGCATGTGGCTTATCGATGCACACGGCGATTACATGATGCAGATCGTGAGCTCAAAGCGGATGCCGTTTGCCGTGAACGACAAGTCAAAAGGCACGCCGGAGGAATACAAGGCGGCATCGATGGGCTTCAATGCGCATTACGGACATGTAAGCGCTGACGCAAACATGATGCATAGCCAGATCGTGCGGGCATCGTTTCCCAACTGGGATGGCAAAGGCGGCGACACCGCCTACACAATTAAGAACGATGAGCTGACCTATACCGTGGCGAAGCCGTCAAGCGGCGCCGCGGAAGGCGCGCATGGCGAGGTGGTATGGCGTCGAGTCGGCTCGTAA
- a CDS encoding methylated-DNA--[protein]-cysteine S-methyltransferase: MPYAYKLIPSPVGQLKLIASDQGLAAILWENDSPRRVVLPVAEEASQHPVLDEAARQLNEYFAGKRKVFNLPLDFHGTAFQKEVWAELLRVPFGETRSYAQIAEAIGRPTASRAVGAANGRNPISIIAPCHRIIGTNGSLTGFAGGIAAKTWLLTLEGSFTPASATEPARTGDLFAHHR, translated from the coding sequence ATGCCATACGCTTATAAGCTTATTCCCTCCCCCGTAGGTCAGCTGAAACTGATCGCCAGCGACCAGGGGCTGGCTGCGATCCTTTGGGAGAACGACTCGCCCAGGCGTGTCGTCCTCCCGGTAGCCGAAGAAGCCAGCCAGCACCCAGTGCTGGACGAAGCGGCGCGCCAACTCAACGAATACTTCGCGGGCAAACGCAAGGTGTTTAACCTGCCGCTCGATTTCCACGGCACGGCGTTCCAGAAAGAAGTGTGGGCCGAACTGCTCCGCGTGCCCTTCGGTGAAACCCGTTCCTACGCGCAAATCGCGGAAGCCATCGGCCGGCCAACGGCCTCACGTGCTGTCGGCGCGGCAAACGGCCGTAACCCGATCTCAATCATCGCCCCATGCCATCGCATCATCGGCACGAACGGCAGCCTGACCGGCTTCGCTGGCGGTATCGCAGCAAAAACGTGGTTACTGACGCTGGAGGGTTCATTCACGCCGGCCTCTGCAACAGAACCCGCGCGAACAGGCGACCTTTTCGCGCACCACCGGTGA
- a CDS encoding alpha/beta fold hydrolase, with product MSSHNHNTAPTQYVEANGIRFAYRRFGKAGGVPIVFNQHYTGTMDYWDPAVTDGLARDREVILFNNAGVSSSSGETPDNFQAMGANAIAFIRALGLTQVDVLGISIGGFVAQEIALQGGDLVRKIILVGTGHRGQDMTASRSNEFFSATYDPPEHLWLDVHFKPTDSSRKAGLAFLERKWLRTDRDPEVSEQTIAAQGEAVGKWIAPADDVLAYLKSITQPTLVVQGSDDAIIPTVHSLTLQHEMPNAQLIVYPDSGHGSIYQYPDLFVTHATIFLTA from the coding sequence ATGTCATCGCATAACCACAACACCGCTCCGACCCAGTATGTCGAAGCCAACGGTATCCGCTTCGCCTATCGCCGTTTCGGTAAGGCCGGCGGCGTGCCCATCGTGTTCAACCAGCACTACACGGGCACCATGGATTACTGGGACCCCGCTGTGACGGATGGGCTGGCCAGGGATCGCGAAGTCATCCTGTTCAACAATGCTGGCGTTTCCAGCTCATCGGGCGAGACCCCGGATAACTTCCAGGCCATGGGCGCCAACGCCATCGCGTTCATTCGCGCCCTTGGCCTGACCCAGGTCGACGTCCTCGGCATTTCGATCGGTGGCTTCGTTGCGCAGGAAATAGCGCTGCAGGGAGGGGATCTGGTCCGCAAGATCATCCTCGTGGGTACGGGGCACCGTGGCCAGGACATGACGGCCAGCCGTTCCAATGAGTTTTTCTCGGCCACGTACGATCCGCCGGAGCACCTGTGGTTGGACGTGCACTTCAAACCGACTGATAGCAGCCGCAAGGCCGGGCTAGCCTTCCTCGAGCGGAAGTGGCTGCGCACGGATCGCGATCCGGAAGTCAGTGAACAGACGATTGCCGCCCAGGGCGAAGCGGTCGGCAAGTGGATTGCACCGGCGGATGACGTGCTGGCCTACCTGAAAAGCATCACGCAGCCCACGCTGGTGGTACAGGGCAGCGACGACGCGATCATCCCCACCGTGCATTCGCTGACGCTCCAGCACGAGATGCCGAACGCGCAGCTCATCGTCTATCCGGATTCGGGCCACGGTTCGATCTACCAGTACCCCGACCTTTTCGTGACCCACGCGACGATCTTCCTCACCGCGTGA
- a CDS encoding quinone oxidoreductase family protein: MKALVFREFGAADVLQWEDIADPVPGPGQVLVRMRAVGLNFADVYRRNGTYHLAGAAPWILGYEGAGDVVSEGGPFPPGTRVGFADMPHANAGKVVVDADKLIPLPDHITYETAAAVLLQGLTAQYLVTDSSRPVAGQVALVHAAAGGVGLLLVQMLRAKGVRVIGVASSDTKRAAARDAGADVTLGYDHLVKRVHEATEGLGVHVAYDSVGRTLGESLAATRTGGTVVFYGMAAGDPDFVDPRLLMDRSLTLTGGDLWNVLTSASIRRERAAALFKLIREGELTPTLAATFALHDGAAAHRFLESRGAIGKVVMTTDIA; this comes from the coding sequence ATGAAGGCTCTTGTGTTTCGCGAGTTTGGTGCCGCTGATGTACTGCAGTGGGAGGACATCGCTGATCCCGTGCCCGGCCCGGGCCAGGTGCTCGTGCGCATGCGCGCCGTGGGGTTGAATTTCGCCGACGTGTACCGTCGTAACGGTACGTACCATCTCGCGGGCGCGGCGCCGTGGATCCTTGGGTACGAAGGGGCTGGTGATGTCGTCTCCGAAGGTGGCCCGTTCCCACCGGGCACGCGCGTCGGTTTCGCCGACATGCCACATGCCAATGCGGGGAAGGTGGTTGTCGATGCAGACAAGCTGATTCCGCTGCCTGATCACATCACCTATGAAACAGCCGCCGCCGTCCTGTTGCAGGGTTTGACCGCGCAGTACCTGGTGACCGATAGCTCGCGCCCTGTGGCGGGGCAAGTGGCGCTCGTGCATGCGGCAGCGGGCGGTGTAGGGTTGCTATTGGTGCAGATGCTCCGGGCGAAAGGCGTCCGCGTTATCGGCGTGGCGTCATCGGACACCAAGCGCGCGGCGGCGCGCGATGCAGGCGCGGATGTCACGCTCGGCTACGACCACCTGGTCAAGCGCGTGCACGAAGCAACGGAAGGGTTGGGCGTGCACGTCGCCTATGATTCCGTCGGCCGTACGTTGGGTGAGAGCCTCGCCGCGACGCGAACCGGCGGTACCGTGGTGTTCTACGGCATGGCTGCAGGTGATCCGGACTTCGTCGACCCTCGTCTGTTGATGGACCGTTCGCTGACACTCACCGGCGGCGATCTGTGGAATGTGCTTACGAGTGCATCCATTCGCCGGGAGCGTGCGGCCGCGTTGTTCAAGCTGATCCGCGAGGGTGAGCTGACACCGACGCTGGCGGCGACATTCGCACTGCATGATGGCGCAGCGGCACATCGGTTCCTCGAAAGCCGTGGAGCCATCGGCAAGGTCGTCATGACTACCGATATTGCATAG